A portion of the Cryptomeria japonica chromosome 5, Sugi_1.0, whole genome shotgun sequence genome contains these proteins:
- the LOC131056194 gene encoding protein SRG1-like, whose protein sequence is MASSDSLSSPFQTAFDFVSVESVQELALNKPNDIPQRYIRSEEERPSSTPLSSLLTVPVIDVEKLLLPSDNHERRKEMGILSKACIEWGFFQIVNHGIPHSLVDRMRGVTNEFFSLSLEEKKKYAPQAGDSQGYGNMFVVDEDQKLDWGDSIALALMPKKLVKLSLWPTTPSDYRNILQSYTTEVERVAQMILSLFAENLQLKNDYFKEKFGEDPMVAVRMNLYPPCPRPDLVLGLSPHSDGAAIALLLQDEHIEGLQVRKNNKWVPIQPIPYALVVNIGDLIEVMTNGIYKSIEHRAVTNKERTRLSIAMFYFPGLADEVAPASNLVDEEHPLLYGKFKQKEYMHYYTNTKLNGKKSLANFSKICE, encoded by the exons ATGGCTTCCTCTGACTCTTTGAGTAGTCCATTCCAGACTGCTTTTGATTTTGTTTCTGTGGAGAGTGTGCAGGAGCTTGCACTAAACAAACCCAATGACATTCCCCAGAGATACATCAGATCAGAAGAAGAAAGGCCGtcttcaacaccactttcttctctcttGACAGTTCCTGTAATCGACGTGGAAAAGCTTCTCTTGCCCTCTGACAACCATGAAAGACGCAAGGAGATGGGCATTCTTTCTAAGGCCTGCATAGAGTGGGGCTTCTTTCAG ATTGTGAACCATGGAATTCCACATTCTTTGGTAGATCGCATGAGAGGAGTGACAAATGAATTCTTTAGTCTTTCCttagaagagaagaaaaagtatgCTCCACAAGCAGGAGATTCTCAAGGCTATGGTAATATGTTTGTGGTTGATGAAGATCAAAAGTTGGATTGGGGCGACTCCATAGCTTTGGCTCTTATGCCTAAGAAACTTGTCAAGTTATCTCTGTGGCCAACAACACCGTCGGATTACAG AAATATACTACAAAGTTACACAACTGAAGTGGAAAGGGTTGCTCAGATGATCCTTAGTCTATTTGCTGAAAACTTACaattaaaaaatgattattttaaagaAAAGTTTGGAGAAGATCCAATGGTGGCAGTAAGGATGAATTTATATCCACCTTGCCCTAGGCCTGATCTAGTGTTGGGGTTAAGCCCTCATTCAGATGGAGCTGCCATAGCACTTTTACTTCAAGATGAACACATAGAAGGCCTTCAGGTTCGCAAGAACAACAAATGGGTTCCTATTCAACCCATTCCTTATGCCCTTGTTGTTAATATTGGTGACCTAATAGAG gtGATGACAAATGGAATCTATAAGAGTATAGAACATCGTGCGGTGACAAACAAAGAGAGGACAAGGTTATCCATTGCTATGTTTTATTTCCCAGGCCTAGCTGATGAAGTGGCTCCTGCAAGCAACCTTGTCGATGAAGAACACCCTTTGCTATATGGGAAGTTCAAGCAAAAAGAATATATGCACTATTACACAAATACAAAACTCAATGGAAAAAAGTCATTGGCTAACTTTTCCAAAATATGTGAATAG